A window of Cellulomonas fimi contains these coding sequences:
- a CDS encoding DUF2505 domain-containing protein, with product MLHLSVTLDLATDATSAGRMLADPRYVEEKVVASGAIEHQVDVTGTADEAFTVATRRALPSDQIPAQVRGFVGNRIDVRLVEAWDAPQADGERAGTVVVEIAGAPVRLTGRCALQPVGPSATRLVYDGDLQAQIPLFGSAVEEAAARAIRGALGVEQQVADRWLADHGRAEQP from the coding sequence GTGCTGCACCTGAGCGTGACGCTCGACCTGGCCACGGACGCGACGTCCGCCGGACGCATGCTGGCCGACCCTCGCTACGTCGAGGAGAAGGTCGTGGCGAGCGGCGCGATCGAGCACCAGGTGGACGTGACGGGGACCGCCGACGAGGCGTTCACGGTCGCGACGCGCCGTGCGCTGCCGTCCGACCAGATCCCGGCGCAGGTGCGCGGGTTCGTCGGGAACCGGATCGACGTGCGGCTGGTCGAGGCGTGGGACGCGCCGCAGGCCGACGGCGAGCGCGCGGGGACGGTGGTCGTCGAGATCGCCGGCGCCCCGGTCCGGCTCACGGGCCGCTGCGCTCTGCAGCCCGTGGGACCGTCCGCGACGCGGCTCGTGTACGACGGCGACCTGCAGGCGCAGATCCCGTTGTTCGGGTCGGCGGTGGAGGAAGCGGCGGCTCGGGCGATTCGTGGTGCTCTGGGTGTGGAGCAGCAGGTCGCCGACCGGTGGCTGGCAGATCACGGACGGGCCGAGCAGCCGTAA